A part of Elusimicrobiaceae bacterium genomic DNA contains:
- a CDS encoding alpha-amylase family glycosyl hydrolase, producing MRTNPHILEINIRTWLNHLRGKYGAEISLVSIPEHEWLAFKRLGFDAVWLMGVWTPSPAAREIARQHEPILENIRKISPDFKVEDVDASPYAVYDYRLNPALGKPDELSLLHGKLNGMGLKLILDFVSNHLARDHAFLSECPECFIRGTDDDAAHNPGFFFKGPDGKTWFAHGRDPNFAPWTDTVQLNYFSDRARAHMLRTLLEVAQVCDGVRCDMAMLTLNDIHRETWGWLLNRQGFTEKGEFWQEAISRVREEHPLFTFLAEVYWGLEWHIQQLGFNYTYDKVLYDRLRGTNAQDVKGHLYAESLYQKRSLRFIDNHDEEAALVAFGREKSVAAAIVMSTLRGMRLFNHGQILGSSKRAPVQYLRGDYQGDPEIRLRYERLLDVADDSAFHGGEWSLVELGPAAKDDSSFREILSWSWTQMRTIKYVLVNYSGGYARARLPVKPGPRGAEYTFYDEISDRFFTRPVDEVRNQGLYIELPPYGAHLLDLEF from the coding sequence CCCATATCCTAGAAATAAATATCAGAACCTGGCTGAACCATCTGCGCGGGAAATACGGAGCGGAAATTTCTCTTGTTTCGATACCTGAACATGAGTGGCTGGCTTTCAAACGGCTGGGGTTCGACGCGGTCTGGCTGATGGGTGTATGGACGCCCAGCCCCGCCGCCCGCGAGATAGCCCGCCAGCATGAGCCTATTCTCGAAAATATCCGGAAAATCAGCCCCGATTTTAAAGTTGAAGACGTTGACGCTTCTCCTTACGCTGTTTATGACTACCGGCTCAATCCCGCGCTGGGCAAACCCGACGAGCTGAGCCTGCTGCACGGCAAGCTTAACGGCATGGGGCTGAAGCTTATTCTTGATTTCGTTTCCAACCACCTTGCGCGCGACCATGCGTTTCTGTCCGAATGCCCCGAATGCTTCATCCGGGGCACCGACGACGACGCCGCGCACAACCCCGGTTTTTTCTTCAAAGGCCCGGACGGCAAAACCTGGTTCGCGCACGGCCGCGACCCGAATTTCGCGCCGTGGACCGACACGGTGCAGCTCAATTATTTCAGCGACCGCGCTCGCGCGCACATGCTGCGGACTCTGCTGGAAGTAGCGCAGGTATGCGACGGCGTGCGCTGCGACATGGCCATGCTGACGCTCAACGACATTCACCGGGAAACCTGGGGCTGGCTGCTGAACCGGCAGGGCTTTACTGAAAAAGGCGAGTTCTGGCAGGAAGCCATCAGCCGCGTGCGCGAAGAGCATCCGCTGTTTACGTTTCTGGCGGAAGTTTACTGGGGTCTGGAATGGCATATCCAGCAGCTTGGGTTCAATTACACTTACGACAAAGTGCTTTATGACCGGCTGCGCGGCACGAACGCGCAGGATGTGAAGGGCCATCTGTACGCCGAATCGCTGTATCAGAAACGCTCGCTCCGGTTCATTGACAATCACGACGAGGAAGCCGCGCTGGTTGCGTTCGGGCGGGAAAAATCGGTTGCGGCGGCGATAGTGATGTCTACGCTGCGCGGAATGCGGCTGTTCAATCACGGGCAGATTCTCGGTTCCTCTAAACGGGCGCCGGTGCAGTATCTGCGGGGCGATTATCAGGGCGATCCGGAAATACGCCTGCGATATGAGCGGTTGCTTGACGTGGCGGACGATTCCGCGTTTCACGGCGGGGAATGGTCGCTTGTGGAGCTCGGCCCGGCCGCGAAAGACGACAGCAGTTTCCGCGAAATACTTTCCTGGAGCTGGACCCAGATGCGCACGATCAAGTATGTGCTGGTTAACTATTCCGGCGGATATGCGCGTGCAAGGCTGCCAGTCAAACCCGGTCCGCGCGGCGCGGAATATACTTTTTACGACGAAATAAGCGACCGGTTTTTCACCCGGCCGGTTGACGAGGTGCGCAACCAGGGCCTGTATATAGAGCTGCCGCCCTACGGCGCGCATCTGCTGGATCTGGAGTTCTGA
- a CDS encoding sulfatase-like hydrolase/transferase → MCFSVWLLNLEIPAALGAYWYFNHILRPGRLQPYLAALPVFYAYIWYDAYYFAFDQPFRLTALHELPALVQFLSPTASAALGAAAVIPPLFFLSRTDWRARRASLAAGILGLGLFCGILRLFPGIFAGAVTGLSISADALGDHQSGRIITALAAESQRRLAVKQFDGFRNDRAFLARERERAAFVAAHSNGHNVHLIIMESLLDPTLFENLKLSRDPYSPQFRELFGGRAGLSESPIFGGGTAQAEFEVLCGSPALRRLGHIEFNSFTGPQTPCLPNILNQSGYRTISSQLVHPALLNVGRAYKAMGFRERYFPDQYSTEKTYCSLNKASKTELTLFDGDFFSQNLDFLGNTGKPVFNCLVTMYGHFPYYLDETKRPGIITARPSDPVVNVVASQFFYRTRAMADFVTRVNAREPHSLIIMVGDHLPVLLDASAKRFDLRAKTLKNWVLSSREKYEKLGYLPGQANATRITRIFIMRDGKPVVYPLIHHYDIPGIVLDYVTDGAYCKRYRCGHLGQPPDPRELKAQYMHLMAQAL, encoded by the coding sequence TTGTGTTTCTCTGTCTGGCTGCTCAATCTGGAAATTCCGGCCGCGCTGGGCGCATACTGGTATTTCAATCATATTCTGCGGCCCGGCCGCCTGCAGCCTTATCTCGCCGCGCTGCCCGTGTTTTATGCGTATATCTGGTACGACGCATATTATTTCGCGTTTGACCAGCCGTTTCGCCTGACGGCCCTGCACGAACTGCCTGCGCTTGTGCAGTTCCTGTCGCCGACGGCTTCCGCGGCGCTGGGCGCGGCCGCAGTCATCCCTCCCCTGTTTTTCCTCAGCCGGACAGACTGGCGCGCCCGCCGCGCCAGCCTTGCGGCGGGCATACTGGGACTGGGTTTGTTTTGCGGAATTCTCCGCCTGTTCCCCGGGATTTTTGCCGGAGCTGTTACCGGCCTGTCCATCTCGGCGGACGCGCTCGGCGATCACCAGAGCGGCCGGATTATAACCGCCCTTGCCGCCGAGTCGCAGCGCCGGCTGGCGGTAAAACAGTTCGACGGGTTCCGCAATGACCGGGCATTTCTGGCCCGGGAACGGGAACGGGCCGCTTTCGTCGCGGCCCACAGCAACGGGCACAACGTGCATTTAATAATCATGGAGAGCCTGCTCGATCCGACCCTGTTTGAAAACCTGAAACTTTCGCGGGATCCTTACAGCCCGCAGTTTCGAGAACTGTTCGGGGGCCGGGCCGGCCTGTCGGAGTCGCCGATTTTCGGCGGCGGCACCGCGCAGGCGGAATTCGAGGTTTTATGCGGCAGCCCGGCGCTCAGGCGGCTCGGCCATATCGAGTTTAACAGTTTCACCGGCCCGCAAACGCCCTGCCTGCCGAACATACTCAACCAGTCGGGCTACCGGACCATTTCTTCCCAGCTGGTTCATCCCGCACTGCTCAATGTGGGGCGGGCTTATAAAGCCATGGGGTTTCGAGAACGGTATTTCCCGGATCAGTATTCAACGGAAAAAACATACTGCTCTTTAAACAAAGCGTCTAAAACGGAACTGACTCTGTTCGACGGGGATTTCTTCAGCCAAAACCTGGATTTTCTGGGAAATACCGGGAAACCGGTGTTTAACTGTCTTGTCACCATGTACGGGCATTTCCCGTATTACCTTGACGAAACCAAGCGGCCCGGCATTATCACGGCCCGGCCATCCGATCCGGTGGTGAATGTGGTGGCAAGCCAGTTTTTTTACCGGACCCGCGCCATGGCTGATTTCGTGACGCGCGTTAACGCGCGGGAACCGCATTCCCTGATCATCATGGTCGGCGACCATCTGCCCGTTCTGCTTGACGCCAGCGCAAAACGATTCGACCTCAGGGCCAAAACCCTGAAAAACTGGGTACTGTCAAGCAGGGAAAAATATGAAAAGCTGGGCTATCTGCCCGGGCAGGCAAACGCAACCCGGATTACCCGGATATTCATCATGCGGGACGGCAAACCCGTGGTTTATCCGTTAATCCATCATTATGACATTCCCGGCATCGTGCTTGATTATGTTACGGACGGCGCCTACTGCAAACGCTACCGGTGCGGACACCTTGGCCAGCCCCCGGACCCGCGGGAACTGAAGGCGCAATATATGCATCTTATGGCGCAGGCACTGTAA